The following are encoded together in the Thermus neutrinimicus genome:
- the pstC gene encoding phosphate ABC transporter permease subunit PstC → MKQLYTHFGDRIFAWALLLLALGVVVLAVLMAYELYQGGSLALKRFGLLQFALGKEWDPVIQKSFGAWPYILGTILVSLSALFLSFFPALAAAIFAAEYAPRWLAQIINFLLDLMAAVPSVVYGLWGIFVLAPWIRDQVQLPFYMWAAEHAPWLLPLLGVPTGYGLMTAVLILASMIIPFTAALARDAIALVPKEHREAAYALGATRWEVMRMAILPLARGGVIAGAFLALARAVGETMAVTMVIGNSHKLPYTLFGGAATMPSVIANEFTEAVEDLHLSALIAVGFLLFWVSMAVNFAAAYILRRQERLVKGVL, encoded by the coding sequence ATGAAGCAGCTATACACCCATTTCGGCGACCGGATCTTCGCCTGGGCTCTCCTTCTCCTGGCCCTGGGCGTGGTGGTCTTGGCCGTGCTCATGGCCTACGAGCTCTACCAGGGGGGAAGCCTGGCCCTGAAGCGCTTTGGGCTTTTGCAGTTTGCCCTGGGTAAGGAGTGGGACCCGGTGATCCAGAAGTCCTTTGGGGCCTGGCCCTACATCCTCGGAACCATTCTCGTTAGCCTCTCTGCACTTTTCCTTTCCTTTTTCCCCGCCCTGGCTGCAGCCATCTTCGCCGCGGAGTACGCCCCCAGGTGGCTGGCCCAGATCATCAACTTCCTCCTGGACCTGATGGCGGCAGTGCCCAGCGTGGTCTATGGGCTGTGGGGCATCTTTGTCCTCGCCCCATGGATTCGGGACCAGGTGCAGCTTCCCTTTTACATGTGGGCGGCCGAACATGCCCCGTGGCTTCTCCCCCTTTTGGGAGTGCCCACGGGATACGGGTTGATGACCGCGGTCTTGATCCTGGCCTCCATGATCATCCCCTTCACCGCCGCCTTGGCCCGGGATGCCATCGCCTTGGTGCCCAAGGAGCACCGGGAGGCGGCTTATGCCTTGGGGGCTACCCGCTGGGAGGTGATGCGCATGGCCATCCTTCCCCTGGCCCGAGGCGGAGTCATCGCCGGGGCCTTCTTGGCCCTGGCCCGGGCGGTGGGGGAAACCATGGCGGTGACCATGGTCATCGGTAACTCTCACAAGCTCCCCTACACCCTCTTTGGCGGCGCCGCCACCATGCCCAGCGTGATCGCCAACGAGTTCACCGAAGCCGTGGAGGACCTGCACCTCTCCGCCCTGATCGCGGTGGGCTTCCTGCTCTTTTGGGTTTCCATGGCGGTGAACTTCGCTGCCGCCTACATCCTCAGGCGCCAGGAACGCCTGGTCAAGGGGGTGCTGTGA
- the pstA gene encoding phosphate ABC transporter permease PstA, producing the protein MAFVERTLERDLALRRRYRKERFMMGLVALGTGLAFLILFLVLAYALAQGASALNLDFFLKDMRPPGETGGGLRQAIVGTLIVDGLGLLIALPFGLAAGILLAEYPDHPVNPYLRLLSDTLNGMPAILFGLLAFILIVKPMGGFSGLSGAFALGFLMIPILARSTEGVLSLVPKEIREAGLALGLPRWRVILSLVLPTARAGIITGVLLAFARAAGEAAPLLFTAFGSPLLELNPLKPMDTLPLRLFAFAISPYEDWHRQAWAAGLVLFALITLTSLLARWASRRRF; encoded by the coding sequence ATGGCTTTTGTTGAAAGAACCCTGGAAAGGGACCTAGCCCTAAGGCGCCGTTACCGCAAGGAGCGTTTCATGATGGGGCTGGTGGCCCTGGGGACCGGGCTGGCATTCCTTATCCTCTTTTTAGTGCTGGCCTATGCCCTAGCCCAGGGGGCCAGCGCCTTGAACCTGGATTTCTTCCTCAAGGACATGCGTCCCCCAGGGGAAACCGGGGGAGGCCTCCGGCAAGCCATCGTGGGAACCCTAATTGTGGACGGGCTTGGGCTTCTCATCGCCTTGCCCTTCGGCCTAGCCGCCGGGATCCTCCTGGCGGAGTACCCTGATCATCCGGTGAACCCTTACCTCCGCCTCCTCTCCGACACCTTAAACGGCATGCCCGCCATCCTCTTCGGACTCCTGGCGTTTATCCTCATCGTTAAGCCAATGGGAGGCTTCTCGGGCCTCTCGGGGGCTTTCGCCCTGGGTTTCCTCATGATCCCCATCCTGGCCCGGAGCACCGAGGGGGTGCTCAGCCTGGTACCCAAGGAGATCCGGGAGGCGGGATTGGCCTTGGGGCTTCCCCGCTGGCGGGTCATCCTCTCCTTGGTCCTGCCCACCGCCCGGGCCGGGATCATCACCGGGGTCCTCTTGGCCTTTGCCCGGGCGGCAGGGGAGGCGGCGCCCCTCCTCTTTACCGCCTTCGGGAGCCCCCTCTTGGAGCTCAACCCCCTCAAACCCATGGACACCCTTCCTCTGCGCCTCTTCGCCTTCGCCATCAGCCCCTACGAGGACTGGCACCGCCAGGCCTGGGCTGCGGGGCTGGTGCTTTTTGCGCTCATCACCCTGACGAGCCTGCTGGCCCGGTGGGCCTCGAGGAGGAGGTTCTAG
- the pstB gene encoding phosphate ABC transporter ATP-binding protein PstB, translating to MSVHMESKGLVVRYGNRVGVGIGGGVNLPIYRHRITALIGPSGCGKTTFLRALNRMHDLTPIARVEGEVLLDGENIYAPGVDPVLVRRRVGMVFQKPTAFPTMSIYDNVAAGLKLVGIKDKRRLDEAVERALRGAALWDEVKDRLRTPASGLSGGQQQRLTIARALAVEPEVLLMDEPTASLDPISTQAIEDLLLSLKEQVTIVIVTHNMQQAGRVSDYTAFFLNGEMVEFGPTETLFTKPKDPRTEAYITGRFG from the coding sequence GTGAGCGTGCACATGGAATCCAAGGGCTTGGTGGTCCGCTACGGGAACCGGGTGGGCGTGGGGATCGGGGGCGGGGTAAACCTCCCCATCTACCGCCACCGGATCACCGCCCTCATCGGCCCCTCCGGATGCGGGAAGACCACCTTCCTGAGGGCCCTTAACCGCATGCACGACCTCACCCCCATCGCCCGGGTTGAAGGCGAGGTTCTCCTGGACGGGGAAAACATCTACGCTCCCGGCGTGGACCCGGTTTTGGTGCGGAGGCGGGTGGGCATGGTCTTTCAAAAGCCCACCGCCTTTCCCACCATGTCCATCTACGATAACGTGGCAGCGGGACTTAAGCTGGTGGGCATAAAGGACAAGCGTCGCCTGGACGAGGCGGTGGAAAGGGCCTTGCGCGGCGCCGCCTTATGGGACGAGGTGAAGGATCGCCTGCGCACCCCTGCTAGCGGTCTTTCCGGGGGGCAGCAACAGCGGCTCACCATCGCCCGGGCCCTGGCAGTGGAACCGGAGGTACTCCTCATGGACGAGCCCACCGCCAGCCTTGACCCCATCTCCACCCAGGCCATAGAGGATCTTCTCCTCTCCCTAAAGGAGCAGGTGACCATCGTCATCGTGACCCACAACATGCAACAGGCAGGCCGGGTTTCCGATTACACCGCCTTCTTCCTCAACGGGGAGATGGTGGAGTTCGGCCCCACGGAGACCCTCTTCACCAAACCCAAGGACCCCCGCACCGAGGCCTACATCACCGGCCGCTTCGGATAA
- a CDS encoding MFS transporter: MSPVGLLFLTLFNSILGLSILFPILGPLGRELGLTEVQVGLFSTGYALMQFLLSPLWGRLSEKGRKPVLLLGILGFAVSFLLFGLFALLGQRGLVPAGFLFPLLLLARLLGGAFSSATLPTAQAYVADITGREQRTAGMALLGAAFGLAVILGPALGAGLAAGFGLLAPVFFSAGIAFLNALFVALVLPESRPQGAQETGRLSPWDGRVFPLLLLGFSLNLSGVALEQTVAFYFQDRLGLSGVETARSVGLALVLYGLVAVFIQGFLVRRFSWPPRTLLLLGLPVGILGFLLLVVAQGFPLLALGLALQGAGTALAGPGVTAALSLAVGEGEQGLVAGLNASAQALGRMLGPILGTGLYRIFPEAPYLLGATLLLVALLALPFLLRRARI, translated from the coding sequence ATGTCCCCTGTAGGCCTCCTCTTCCTGACCCTTTTCAACAGCATCCTGGGGCTTTCCATCCTCTTCCCCATCCTGGGGCCCTTGGGCCGGGAGCTGGGGCTCACCGAGGTCCAGGTGGGCCTTTTTTCCACCGGCTACGCCCTCATGCAGTTCCTCCTCTCACCCCTCTGGGGAAGGCTGAGCGAGAAGGGTAGGAAGCCCGTCCTCCTCCTGGGCATCCTGGGTTTTGCCGTGAGCTTCCTCCTCTTTGGCCTCTTCGCCCTCTTGGGCCAAAGGGGCCTGGTTCCCGCGGGCTTCCTCTTCCCCCTCCTCCTCCTGGCCCGGCTTCTGGGGGGGGCCTTCAGCTCCGCCACCCTACCCACCGCCCAGGCCTACGTGGCCGATATCACCGGGCGGGAACAGCGCACCGCGGGCATGGCCCTCTTGGGGGCCGCCTTCGGCCTGGCGGTCATCCTGGGTCCTGCCTTGGGGGCAGGGCTTGCCGCGGGGTTTGGCCTCCTGGCCCCGGTGTTCTTCTCCGCCGGTATCGCCTTCCTCAACGCCCTCTTCGTGGCCCTGGTCCTGCCGGAATCCAGGCCCCAAGGAGCCCAGGAAACAGGGCGGCTCTCCCCTTGGGATGGACGGGTGTTTCCCCTCCTCCTCCTGGGGTTTTCCCTGAACCTCTCCGGGGTGGCCCTCGAGCAGACGGTCGCCTTCTACTTCCAAGACCGCCTCGGGCTTTCGGGGGTGGAAACCGCCAGGAGCGTGGGGCTTGCCCTGGTCCTTTACGGCCTTGTGGCGGTCTTCATCCAGGGCTTTCTGGTGCGGCGCTTCTCCTGGCCGCCCCGAACCCTCCTCCTCCTTGGACTACCCGTGGGCATCCTGGGCTTTCTCCTTTTGGTGGTGGCCCAGGGCTTTCCCCTTTTGGCCTTGGGCCTCGCCCTGCAAGGGGCAGGGACGGCCCTGGCAGGGCCGGGGGTCACCGCCGCCCTCTCCCTGGCCGTGGGGGAAGGGGAGCAAGGCCTGGTGGCGGGCCTCAATGCCTCCGCCCAGGCCCTGGGCAGGATGCTTGGACCCATTCTGGGTACCGGCCTGTACCGCATCTTCCCTGAGGCCCCCTACCTCCTGGGGGCCACCCTCCTCCTGGTGGCCCTCCTCGCCCTTCCCTTCCTCTTGCGCCGGGCAAGGATCTAG
- the recF gene encoding DNA replication/repair protein RecF (All proteins in this family for which functions are known are DNA-binding proteins that assist the filamentation of RecA onto DNA for the initiation of recombination or recombinational repair.) — MRLLAFRQRNFRNLAFSAFQPPPGLFALVGGNAQGKTSLLLGIHLALGGEVRASLADLIRFGEEEAWLQAEVETELGLYRIEQRLRPEGREVALNEKAVSLRALHELPGSVLVLPEDVEVVLGSREERRAFLDRLIGRFSRRYAALLSAYEKALRQRNALLKAGGNGLSVWDQELARYGTEIMALRRRFLRRFLPIFQSLHRGLAPGEVGLLLEETAPGDLLQALRARREEELARGQTLVGPHRDDLVFLLSGRPVHRFGSRGEAKGVALALRLAEHRLLLEHHGEAPLLLVDEWSEELDEGKRQAVLAYTRGLPQAILAGIWAPEGIPVCWVEGGVVLC; from the coding sequence ATGCGGCTCCTCGCCTTCCGCCAGAGGAACTTCCGCAACCTGGCCTTCTCGGCCTTCCAACCCCCTCCGGGCCTCTTCGCCCTGGTGGGAGGGAACGCCCAGGGGAAGACCAGCCTGCTCCTCGGCATCCACCTGGCCCTCGGGGGCGAGGTCCGAGCCTCCTTGGCCGACCTGATCCGCTTCGGGGAGGAGGAAGCCTGGCTGCAGGCGGAGGTGGAAACCGAGCTGGGCCTATACCGGATCGAGCAACGGCTGAGGCCGGAGGGAAGGGAGGTGGCGCTCAACGAAAAGGCGGTGAGCCTAAGGGCTCTACACGAGCTTCCGGGCTCGGTCCTGGTCCTGCCCGAGGATGTGGAGGTGGTGCTGGGGAGCCGGGAGGAGAGGCGGGCCTTTTTGGACCGCCTGATCGGGCGTTTCTCCCGCCGCTACGCCGCCCTCCTTTCCGCCTACGAAAAGGCCTTGCGCCAGCGAAACGCCCTTTTGAAGGCCGGGGGAAACGGGCTTTCCGTATGGGATCAGGAGCTGGCCCGTTACGGCACGGAGATCATGGCCCTAAGGAGGCGCTTCCTGAGGCGGTTTTTGCCCATATTCCAATCCCTCCACCGGGGCCTGGCCCCGGGGGAGGTGGGGCTCCTTCTGGAGGAAACCGCCCCGGGGGATCTCCTCCAGGCCCTAAGGGCCCGCAGGGAAGAGGAGCTGGCTCGAGGGCAGACCCTGGTGGGCCCTCACCGCGATGACCTGGTCTTCCTGCTTTCCGGCCGGCCGGTCCACCGCTTCGGAAGCCGGGGGGAAGCCAAAGGGGTGGCCCTGGCCCTGCGCCTGGCCGAGCACCGCCTGCTCCTTGAGCACCACGGGGAAGCCCCCCTTCTCCTGGTGGACGAGTGGAGCGAGGAGCTGGACGAGGGCAAGCGGCAGGCGGTTCTGGCCTACACCCGTGGCCTTCCCCAGGCCATTCTGGCCGGGATTTGGGCCCCCGAGGGGATCCCGGTATGCTGGGTGGAAGGAGGGGTGGTCCTCTGCTGA
- a CDS encoding DUF721 domain-containing protein: protein MPWRLKEVIPEALMKAGGKEKLKRGLVLASWREVVGKELAQLSEPLALEGGVLTVRVADPVTAHQLTYSRLALLRRYEERFPGAVKEIRFVVGPLEREPEVPKTPENPERLLWASRRALELAEKAPPELRERVARAALALLQRDRGEPCPICGSPSPKHPCPTCRRLLQSPWVRKEAERLKRGRPTGLEGEALLVARHLARQSLWGEMEGLYPQALRDESLRPLLRDLAQRFQALFPDEPLPEAVRSLLAKEA, encoded by the coding sequence ATGCCCTGGCGGCTTAAGGAGGTGATCCCCGAGGCCCTTATGAAGGCCGGGGGGAAGGAAAAGCTGAAGCGGGGCCTGGTGCTGGCCTCTTGGCGGGAGGTGGTGGGTAAGGAGCTTGCCCAACTCAGCGAGCCCCTGGCCCTCGAGGGGGGTGTCCTCACCGTGCGCGTGGCGGACCCCGTCACCGCCCACCAGCTCACCTATAGCCGCCTGGCCCTTTTGCGGCGCTACGAGGAGCGGTTTCCCGGGGCGGTGAAGGAGATCCGCTTCGTGGTGGGCCCTCTGGAGAGGGAACCGGAGGTCCCCAAAACTCCGGAAAACCCAGAAAGGCTCCTATGGGCCAGCCGCCGGGCCTTGGAGCTGGCGGAGAAAGCTCCCCCAGAGCTACGGGAAAGGGTAGCCCGGGCCGCCCTAGCCCTTTTGCAAAGGGATCGGGGCGAACCCTGCCCCATCTGCGGAAGCCCTAGTCCCAAGCATCCCTGCCCCACCTGCCGGCGCCTTCTCCAAAGCCCCTGGGTGCGCAAGGAAGCGGAGCGCCTCAAACGGGGCCGCCCCACGGGCCTCGAGGGGGAGGCCCTCCTGGTGGCCCGGCACCTGGCCAGGCAATCCCTTTGGGGCGAGATGGAGGGCCTTTACCCCCAGGCCTTACGGGACGAATCGCTACGCCCCCTTCTTAGGGACCTGGCCCAGCGCTTCCAGGCCCTTTTCCCTGACGAACCCCTACCCGAGGCCGTGCGAAGCCTCCTTGCCAAGGAGGCCTAA
- the ctaD gene encoding cytochrome c oxidase subunit I, translating to MAIATKPKAGFWAILWDLLTTVDHKKIGILYTATAFFAFALAGVFSLLIRAQLAVPNNHLLTGEQYNQILTLHGATMLFFFIIQAGLTGFGNFVVPLMLGARDVALPRVNAFSYWAFLGAIILALMSYFFPGGAPSVGWTFYYPFSVQSGSGVNFYMAAILLLGFSSLLGNANFIATIYNLRAQGMSMWKMPMYVWSVFAASVLNLFSLAGLTSATLLVLLERKIGLSWFNPDVGGDPVLFQQFFWFYSHPTVYVMLLPYLGILAEVASTFSRKPLFGYKQMVWAQMGIVVLGTMVWAHHMFTVGESTIFQIAFAFFTALIAVPTGVKLFNLIGTLWGGHLQMKTPLLWVLGFIFNFLLGGITGVMLSMTPLDYHFQDSYFVVAHFHNVLMAGSGFGAFAGLYYWWPKMTGRMYDERLGRLHFWLFLVGYLMVFLPQYALGFLGMPRRYYTYNADIAGWLELNFISTIGAFILGLGGLVWIYAMWKSLRSGEKAPDNPWGGYTLEWLTSSPPKAHNFDVALPKDFPSERPLYDWAKKGVELKPEDPSHIHLPNSSFWPFYSAATLFAFFVAVAALPVPNIWMWVFLALFVYGLIRWALEDEYSHPVEHHTLSGKSNAWMGMAWFIVSEVGLFAILIAGYLYLRLTGAAVPPEERPALGLALLNTFFLVSSSFTVHFAHHDLRRGRFSPFRFGLLVTIILGVLFFLVQSYEFYEFHHASSWQENLWTAAFFTIVGLHGLHVVIGGFGLILAYLQALRGKVTQHHHGTLEAASMYWHLVDAVWLFIVTLFYIW from the coding sequence ATGGCCATTGCCACCAAGCCAAAAGCAGGTTTCTGGGCGATCCTGTGGGATCTCCTGACCACGGTAGACCACAAGAAGATCGGGATTTTGTACACGGCCACCGCCTTTTTCGCCTTCGCTTTGGCAGGGGTATTCTCCCTGCTCATCCGGGCGCAGCTGGCGGTGCCCAACAACCACCTGCTCACCGGGGAGCAGTACAACCAGATCCTCACCCTGCATGGGGCCACCATGCTCTTCTTCTTCATCATCCAGGCCGGGCTCACTGGCTTCGGCAACTTCGTGGTGCCCCTGATGCTGGGGGCCAGGGATGTGGCCTTGCCCCGGGTGAACGCCTTCAGCTACTGGGCTTTTCTGGGGGCCATCATCCTGGCCCTTATGAGCTATTTCTTCCCTGGCGGAGCTCCCAGCGTGGGCTGGACCTTCTACTACCCCTTTTCCGTCCAGTCGGGTAGTGGGGTGAACTTCTACATGGCCGCTATCCTCCTCCTGGGCTTTTCCAGCCTCTTGGGCAACGCCAACTTCATCGCCACCATCTACAACCTCCGGGCTCAGGGGATGAGCATGTGGAAGATGCCCATGTACGTGTGGAGCGTCTTCGCCGCCAGCGTCCTGAACCTTTTCAGCTTGGCGGGCCTGACCTCGGCCACCCTCTTGGTGCTTTTGGAGCGGAAGATCGGGCTTTCCTGGTTTAATCCCGATGTGGGTGGGGACCCGGTCCTGTTCCAGCAGTTCTTCTGGTTTTACTCCCACCCCACGGTGTACGTGATGCTCCTGCCCTACCTGGGCATCCTGGCCGAGGTGGCTTCCACCTTTTCCCGCAAGCCCCTTTTCGGTTACAAGCAGATGGTCTGGGCCCAGATGGGCATCGTGGTCTTGGGGACCATGGTCTGGGCCCACCACATGTTCACCGTGGGGGAGTCCACCATCTTCCAGATCGCCTTTGCCTTCTTCACCGCCCTCATCGCTGTGCCCACGGGGGTAAAGCTCTTTAACCTCATCGGCACCCTTTGGGGTGGGCACCTGCAGATGAAGACTCCCCTCCTTTGGGTGCTGGGCTTCATCTTCAACTTCCTCCTGGGCGGCATCACCGGGGTCATGCTCTCCATGACCCCCCTGGACTACCACTTCCAAGACTCCTACTTCGTGGTGGCCCACTTCCACAACGTGCTCATGGCCGGGTCTGGGTTTGGGGCCTTTGCCGGGCTTTACTACTGGTGGCCCAAGATGACGGGCCGCATGTACGACGAGCGGTTGGGGCGGCTCCACTTCTGGCTCTTCCTGGTGGGCTACTTGATGGTCTTCCTGCCCCAGTACGCCCTAGGCTTCCTGGGGATGCCCCGGCGGTACTACACCTACAATGCCGACATCGCGGGCTGGCTGGAGCTTAACTTCATCTCCACCATCGGGGCCTTCATCCTGGGCCTTGGGGGTCTGGTGTGGATCTACGCCATGTGGAAGAGCCTGCGCTCCGGAGAGAAGGCCCCGGATAACCCTTGGGGCGGCTACACCCTGGAGTGGCTCACCAGCTCTCCGCCCAAGGCCCATAACTTTGACGTGGCCCTGCCCAAGGACTTCCCCTCCGAAAGGCCCCTGTACGACTGGGCTAAGAAGGGGGTGGAGCTGAAGCCCGAGGATCCCAGCCACATCCACCTGCCCAATAGCTCCTTCTGGCCCTTCTACTCCGCCGCCACCCTCTTCGCCTTCTTTGTGGCCGTGGCTGCCCTGCCGGTACCCAACATCTGGATGTGGGTCTTCCTGGCCCTCTTTGTTTACGGCCTCATCCGCTGGGCCCTCGAGGACGAGTACAGCCACCCGGTGGAGCACCACACCCTTTCCGGCAAGTCCAACGCCTGGATGGGGATGGCCTGGTTCATCGTTTCGGAAGTGGGTCTTTTCGCCATCCTCATCGCGGGCTACCTGTACCTGCGCCTCACCGGCGCCGCCGTACCCCCCGAGGAGCGGCCTGCCTTGGGGCTTGCCCTCCTCAACACCTTCTTCCTGGTAAGCTCCTCCTTCACCGTGCACTTTGCGCACCACGACCTTAGGCGCGGCCGCTTTAGCCCCTTCCGCTTTGGCCTTCTCGTCACCATCATCCTGGGAGTCCTCTTCTTCCTGGTCCAGTCTTACGAGTTCTACGAGTTCCACCACGCCTCCAGCTGGCAGGAGAACCTTTGGACCGCCGCCTTCTTCACCATCGTGGGCCTCCACGGCCTGCACGTGGTGATCGGTGGCTTTGGCCTCATTCTGGCCTACCTCCAGGCCCTCAGGGGCAAGGTTACCCAGCACCACCATGGCACCCTCGAGGCGGCCAGCATGTACTGGCACCTGGTGGACGCGGTCTGGCTTTTCATCGTTACCCTTTTCTACATTTGGTAG
- the coxB gene encoding cytochrome c oxidase subunit II has product MRRVVAALSLLGLALAQEAHRVAITHPVSPFNRETNFLLLWVLVFSVLIFGVVAGALAYVTWKFRAKPGQGGEPPQVHGNDRLEVVWTVIPILIIFVLFGLTARSLIQVNQLPAGALKVEVTGYQFWWDFNYPELGFRNSNELILPAGVPVVLEITSKDVIHSFWVPGLAGKRDAIPGQKTLLSFTPEKPGNYYGFCAELCGPSHSRMLFRAIVLPKEEFDRFVAAAKSHTPPVADARGQEVFQQNCMACHGVQGQMPPAVIGPELGFTGNRVSLAAGIVDYTPEHLKAWIKDPAALKPGVKMPGFPQLSEEDLDALVRYLDGLKVEGFDFKALPKF; this is encoded by the coding sequence ATGAGAAGAGTTGTAGCGGCGCTCAGTCTTTTAGGTCTGGCCCTGGCCCAGGAGGCCCACCGGGTGGCCATTACCCACCCCGTCTCCCCCTTCAACCGGGAGACCAACTTCCTCCTCCTCTGGGTCTTGGTCTTCTCCGTCCTTATCTTTGGGGTGGTGGCTGGTGCCTTGGCCTATGTCACCTGGAAGTTCCGGGCCAAGCCGGGGCAGGGGGGGGAGCCGCCCCAGGTTCATGGCAATGATCGGCTGGAAGTGGTCTGGACGGTGATCCCCATCCTTATCATTTTCGTTCTCTTTGGCCTGACCGCCCGGAGCCTGATTCAGGTGAACCAGCTTCCCGCGGGAGCCCTAAAGGTGGAGGTGACCGGCTACCAGTTCTGGTGGGACTTCAACTACCCCGAGCTGGGCTTCCGCAACTCCAACGAGCTCATCCTGCCTGCGGGCGTGCCGGTGGTGCTGGAGATCACCTCCAAGGATGTGATCCACTCCTTCTGGGTGCCGGGGCTGGCGGGCAAGCGGGACGCCATTCCGGGACAAAAGACCCTTCTTTCCTTTACACCGGAAAAGCCGGGGAACTACTACGGTTTCTGCGCCGAGCTTTGCGGTCCCAGCCATTCCCGCATGCTCTTCCGGGCCATCGTCCTGCCCAAGGAGGAGTTTGACCGCTTCGTGGCTGCAGCCAAGAGCCACACGCCTCCCGTGGCTGACGCCCGGGGACAGGAGGTATTCCAGCAAAACTGCATGGCCTGCCACGGGGTTCAAGGCCAGATGCCCCCTGCGGTCATCGGGCCGGAGCTGGGCTTCACCGGAAACCGGGTGAGCCTGGCGGCGGGGATCGTGGACTACACCCCGGAGCATCTGAAGGCCTGGATCAAGGACCCCGCCGCCCTGAAGCCAGGGGTGAAGATGCCGGGCTTCCCACAGCTTTCCGAGGAGGACCTGGACGCTTTGGTCCGCTACCTGGATGGGCTTAAGGTGGAGGGTTTTGACTTCAAGGCGTTGCCTAAGTTCTAA